In Lineus longissimus chromosome 13, tnLinLong1.2, whole genome shotgun sequence, one genomic interval encodes:
- the LOC135498365 gene encoding N-acylethanolamine-hydrolyzing acid amidase-like, with amino-acid sequence MATNILLFCFAIFSAFLVIYCQNHERTLAPKFSVNLDLPPEDRWTHVVEVYKSHIPIIRKSLAKYIPPELMPLVDFIADQFHLFLPDVFTREIKGIAKAAGMPAGDVFLLNCLYEITSFCTSIVAQDSHGHIIHGRNLDYGNDPEETEIFKNATIEIDYQRNGKTIYSATTILGYTGVVNGQRPGAFTVSFDEREKHAGAAGAVENFFMAFLDGGVPDLMLMREVLENATSYKEAVQQITTRKLIADGYYIVGGVQPGEGAVITRDRTRAADVWNLDADNSRWFLVETNYDHWLPTPQHDDRRFQANKVMKGIGQAKINNDTMMEALSTLDVLNGNTVVTSIMSAADPSMYRSWVRYDSTGLKKSGYRHDTALKFQPLSHKVKDWKRLYSPERFSRKKGRK; translated from the exons ATGGCGACCAACATTTTACtgttttgttttgcaatttTCTCTGCATTTCTCGTCATTTATTGCCAAAATCATGAGAGAACATTGGCACCAAAGTTTTCAGTCAACCTGGATTTGCCTCCTGAAGATCGGTGGACCCATGTCGTCGAGGTTTACAAGTCACATATACCGATAATAAGGAAGAGTTTGGC CAAATACATCCCACCAGAACTCATGCCGTTGGTTGACTTTATTGCTGACCAGTTTCACCTCTTCCTCCCAGATGTGTTCACAAGAGAAATTAAAG GTATTGCAAAGGCTGCGGGAATGCCAGCCGGGGATGTCTTCCTACTTAACTGCTTGTATGAAATTACCTC gttttgtACCAGTATCGTAGCACAGGATTCTCACGGTCATATTATTCATGGCAGGAATTTAGACTACGGTAATGATCCGGAAGAAACAGAGATATTCAAAAATGCAACAATTGAAATAGACTATCAGAGAAATGGAAAG ACCATCTACTCTGCAACTACAATACTTGGTTACACGGGCGTTGTGAATGGGCAGAGACCTGGAGCATTTACTGTGTCATTTGATGAACGAG AGAAGCATGCTGGTGCAGCTGGTGCTGTTGAGAACTTCTTCATGGCCTTTCTGGATGGTGGAGTGCCAGATCTAATGCTCATGAGAGAG GTTCTAGAAAATGCCACATCTTACAAAGAAGCAGTCCAGCAAATAACGACGCGGAAGTTGATTGCGGATGGGTACTACATCGTGGGCGGGGTCCAACCTGGTGAAGGTGCTGTCATCACAAGAGATCGAACAAGAGCGGCTGATGTGTGGAATCTTGACGCTGATAATTCCAGATGGTTCTTGGTGGAAACAAATTATGATCATTGGCTGCCAACTCCTCAACATGATGATAGAAG GTTCCAAGCCAACAAGGTAATGAAAGGTATCGGCCAGGCGAAAATAAATAATGATACAATGATGGAAGCCTTGAGCACACTGGATGTCCTAAATGG TAACACAGTGGTGACCTCTATTATGAGTGCAGCTGATCCCTCCATGTATCGTTCCTGGGTGCGCTATGATTCGACTGGATTGAAGAAATCTGGCTATCGTCATGACACAGCACTGAAATTCCAACCGTTGTCACATAAAGTAAAGGATTGGAAGAGGCTTTACTCTCCTGAGAGGTTCTCCAGGAAAAAGGGAAGAAAGTGA